One segment of Plasmodium vivax chromosome 14, whole genome shotgun sequence DNA contains the following:
- a CDS encoding hypothetical protein, conserved (encoded by transcript PVX_122085A), which translates to MKDLFFTDINSALILRHYDNKLLLVSGNKIKFYTYEEIKKVVRAQNIAIYGVDYINKNEKIVHISNNVKLKCPLRISEARLGGTDIPPFDNDSGIATEGKRDHTDKGGNTPAENATSQNAHEGDPHNGDSCNGAPYPHSDNLPNGDATTTGESHSANNTLSDNPGKKGNTSKGATNHVCIAFEHGNVCIFSEDEANKEFIYEKLIYRKVCDIVKIEMFAINNNLNCLILYRDYTLILYKDRYLSSVKLPTHEYAYNFCLSTNYQNMAVFNHSSMYIYDLSKKDLCMDGKGDARAEGGAHESSGVTGSGVNDAGGSGVSGNNGSTANDATPNNCVEVKNIFDLSKNYKNILNCDWHPKNHCISLCGKKAVRYLTIYNYKVYEFSGEEIHESFINATKFITISDNVILLTTLSCADCLFCVWEFELEYCLYKFKSEYLISHFDLSYYNDHLHMSMLAQEKHLANVKLLGKKILQKIEWNDSEKEASSAEEEHQNEGSNWENSTAGKPIHVKQNVNNIADILKDNNNYHVERKKKLSVKSTSTFPNERSKMSSELRTGSNDKRRNSDSYSGDLYLHLNNVKKRKKKIFTDDDEESKDAFINMSHKKVARDRDAHAHADSHADEQSKREDKQDEYYEGRKADKDSDYQYNSDENEKRISHGKRRHANRVEEDNEYNPKEYNLQDFINKNRDVIRNSSKGGQNGDPLFEDSNYLFDNEDEQKSVTGFNTYVKDKFDQLRELKKEVDLLQKQISGYTKINHDDFIVLCPGLCEEPENINDQWCMFWNDIGHITKKKEGNKTYIYVYLFRGEDVGKKKITDIYNVTAASLSAYGFALASNPYEKSFSKINSILCFHNLRDNVIWNKYLPNDEFIKGVANGNNFVAIVTSSNFLRIYSTYGYIINTFLLKGLPVAICAYDYLLFVITCQYIFEGVSTYNINNVYNCTLYKINENFTNLKTNKYNTYHITVLYDDVLSLPSCHYLNWVNMSNFGIPYVRDTSNFIYGLYPLFKSSTNHIVYDWVPVFDFNNLNKVEPTERRAAIHSAKQMHGNMKGGNKNTATDAQQDEDENDENEPNPNGDNPDDDLLSYSECTYYPLYFDNFEQISVIKLYKNEIEPRSNKIESCLGYNVEKKYILSNECNLIKYERFVKLIQTNPNLSLDNDSSSSEFTSLPWEQYDELRSRVDLFCKQLFANIHYDYMNDGKNKSASDTLKSLNKLYDKWIMRMFAILKNDKKNQKLAVKTSRLFKNIKNMMLSISLVDDEYSTLHSEITNEYLKRQIKDESYKNFEENLHYDEDYKDDEQKRKEIYEKYYHNNQHLSEDEKKNLPDVKQTNQQYVNAAKTQVEHKEKKESGFLDKFFTGVTKNQSVDNLFSQEKKTTQIKKKNTLESFFSELKEN; encoded by the coding sequence ATGAAAGACTTATTCTTCACAGACATCAACAGCGCTCTCATCCTGAGACACTACGACAACAAACTGCTTCTCGTCAGcggaaacaaaataaaattttacaccTACGAGGAAATCAAAAAGGTGGTTCGCGCACAAAATATTGCCATATACGGCGTcgattatataaataaaaatgaaaaaattgtgcacatTTCGAATAACGTAAAGTTAAAGTGCCCCCTGCGAATTAGTGAAGCCCGTTTGGGAGGAACGGACATCCCCCCGTTCGATAACGATAGTGGCATAGCTACAGAAGGGAAAAGGGACCACACCGACAAGGGAGGCAACACACCTGCAGAAAATGCAACCTCGCAGAACGCACATGAGGGTGACCCCCACAATGGCGATTCGTGTAATGGTGCCCCCTACCCCCATAGTGATAACCTCCCCAATGGGGATGCAACAACTACCGGAGAATCGCACAGCGCGAACAATACGTTATCGGATAACCCCGGCAAGAAGGGGAACACCTCCAAGGGTGCAACAAACCACGTGTGCATCGCCTTTGAACACGGAAATGTGTGTATCTTCTCAGAAGACGAAGCTAACAAGGAGTTTATTtacgaaaaattaatatatagaaaagtATGCGACATTGTTAAAATTGAAATGTTCGCAATTAATAACAATTTGAACTGCCTAATTCTGTACAGGGACTACACcttaattttgtataaggATAGGTACCTGAGTTCTGTTAAGCTGCCCACGCATGAGTATGCGTATAATTTCTGCCTGAGCACGAACTATCAAAATATGGCCGTCTTCAACCACAGcagtatgtacatatatgacCTTTCGAAGAAGGACCTCTGTATGGACGGCAAGGGGGATGCGAGGGCAGAGGGCGGGGCACACGAGTCGAGTGGGGTGACCGGCAGTGGAGTGAACGACGctggggggagcggcgttagcggtaACAATGGGAGCACCGCCAACGACGCCACCCCCAACAACTGCGTGGAGGTGAAGAACATCTTCGACCTTTCGAAGAACTACAAAAATATCCTGAATTGCGACTGGCATCCCAAAAACCACTGCATCTCCCTGTGTGGGAAAAAGGCCGTGCGGTACCTAACCATATACAACTACAAGGTGTACGAATTTTCAGGCGAAGAAATTCACGAGTCTTTTATTAACGCCACCAAGTTTATCACCATTTCGGATAATGTAATTTTACTGACTACGCTAAGTTGCGCCGATTGCCTCTTCTGCGTGTGGGAATTCGAACTGGAGTACTGCCTCTACAAATTTAAGAGCGAGTACTtgatttcccattttgaccTGTCCTACTATAATGACCATCTGCATATGTCTATGCTAGCCCAGGAGAAGCACCTAGCCAATGTAAAACTgctggggaagaaaattttgcaaaaaatcgAGTGGAACGATTCAGAAAAGGAGGCAAGTAGCGCTGAAGAAGAACACCAAAATGAGGGGTCCAACTGGGAGAACTCCACTGCTGGAAAACCAATTCATGTGAAGCAGAACGTAAACAACATTGCTGACATTTTGAAAGATAACAATAACTACCAcgtggagaggaagaaaaagctcAGCGTGAAGAGCACGTCCACCTTTCCAAATGAGCGAAGTAAAATGAGCAGCGAGTTACGCACAGGGAGCAACGATAAGCGAAGGAATAGCGATTCGTATTCGGGCGACCTGTACCTTCATTTGAACAAtgtaaaaaagaggaaaaagaaaatattcacCGATGACGATGAGGAAAGCAAAGATGCATTTATCAACATGTCGCATAAGAAAGTTGCGCGGGATCGAGATGCACACGCACACGCAGATTCACATGCAGATGAGCAGAGCAAGAGGGAGGACAAGCAGGATGAGTACTACGAAGGTAGGAAGGCAGACAAGGACAGCGACTACCAGTACAATAGcgacgaaaatgaaaaacgcATTTCGCATGGCAAAAGGAGACACGCCAACCGGGTTGAAGAGGACAATGAGTACAACCCGAAGGAGTACAATTTGCAAgattttataaacaaaaatagaGATGTCATACGGAATAGCAGTAAAGGGGGGCAGAATGGAGACCCACTTTTTGAAGACAGCAATTATCTGTTCGATAATGAAGATGAGCAGAAAAGCGTAACGGGCTTTAACACCTACGTTAAGGACAAATTTGACCAACTGAGAGAGCTAAAAAAGGAGGTAGATTTGCTGCAAAAGCAGATTAGTGGCTAcacaaaaattaatcatGACGATTTTATTGTGCTCTGCCCAGGGCTATGCGAAGAACcagaaaatataaacgaCCAGTGGTGCATGTTCTGGAATGATATAGGACATataacaaagaaaaaagagggaaacaAAACCTACATCTATGTATACCTTTTCAGAGGGGAAGAtgtggggaagaaaaaaatcacagATATTTACAACGTAACGGCAGCATCGTTAAGTGCCTACGGATTCGCTTTAGCATCCAACCCGTATGAAAAATCTTTCTCGAAAATTAACAGCATATTATGTTTTCACAATTTGAGGGATAATGTCATTTGGAACAAGTACTTACCAAATGATGAGTTCATCAAAGGAGTAGCCAACGGAAATAACTTCGTCGCCATTGTCACATCTAGTAACTTTCTAAGAATCTATTCTACATATGGGTATATAATTAACACTTTTCTCTTGAAGGGGTTACCCGTGGCTATCTGTGCATATGACTACCTCCTCTTTGTGATCACTTGCCAGTACATTTTTGAAGGCGTCTCCACGTATAACATAAACAATGTGTATAATTGTACGCTctacaaaattaatgaaaattttaccAACTTGAAAACGAACAAGTATAATACGTACCACATAACAGTACTTTATGATGACGTTTTGTCTCTCCCCTCATGTCATTACTTGAATTGGGTTAACATGTCCAATTTTGGCATTCCATACGTTAGGGATACCTCCAATTTCATATACGGTTTATACCCTCTTTTTAAGAGCAGCACCAACCATATTGTGTATGATTGGGTCCCCGTTTTCGACTTTAACAATTTGAACAAAGTGGAACCCACGGAGAGGAGGGCTGCCATCCATAGCGCAAAACAGATGCATGGCAACATGAAAGGTGGTAACAAAAACACCGCTACTGACGCGCAGCaagatgaagatgaaaaCGATGAAAATGAACCCAACCCGAATGGTGACAACCCAGATGATGATCTCCTTTCCTACAGTGAATGCACCTACTACCCTCTCTATTTTGACAATTTTGAGCAAATCTCCGTTatcaaattatataaaaatgaaatagagCCTAGGTCGAACAAGATAGAAAGCTGCTTAGGTTACAACGTGGAGAAGAAGTACATCCTCTCGAACGAATGCAACCTCATTAAGTATGAACGATTTGTTAAATTGATACAAACTAATCCGAACCTCTCCCTAGACAACGATTCCAGCAGTAGCGAATTTACTTCCCTACCTTGGGAGCAGTACGACGAATTGCGCTCTCGAGTCGACCTTTTCTGCAAACAGTTATTTGCTAACATACACTATGACTACATGAATgatggtaaaaataaaagtgcaAGTGATACCCTAAAATCGCTAAACAAGTTATACGATAAATGGATCATGCGAATGTTTGCTATActcaaaaatgataagaagAATCAAAAACTAGCTGTCAAAACGTCTAggttattcaaaaatattaaaaatatgatgctCTCCATAAGCCTTGTGGATGACGAATACAGCACCCTGCACAGCGAAATTACAAacgaatatttaaaaagacaAATAAAAGACGAAAGctacaaaaattttgaagaaaatttacaTTACGATGAAGATTATAAAGACGACGAACAGAAACGGAAAGAAATATACGAAAAGTACTACCACAATAATCAGCACCTGTCCGAggatgagaagaaaaacctACCGGACGTTAAGCAAACGAATCAGCAGTACGTCAACGCTGCGAAGACGCAAGTCGAAcataaggagaaaaaggaaagtggGTTCCTCGATAAATTCTTTACGGGTGTGACCAAAAATCAAAGTGTCGACAACCTCTTCTcgcaggagaaaaaaaccacgcaaattaagaaaaagaacACCTTGGAGAGTTTCTTCTCCGAGCTGAAGGAGAACTGA
- a CDS encoding hypothetical protein, conserved (encoded by transcript PVX_122095A), translating into MTPRYYFYTKEITHIFWGNLLCRRNRGLLPTEGSLLNNPIGSISRFKIKQTCANPNGGEERQNSSSPQEFSNHTLLLPKQEKGSTNGTHQYRRMSYIVGSTCELRPKGGNSFFCEDKKFFSGRSGGLKRRKKRKDERVINTCAGKRLEFFYPKKKRRQRIGLIQNSRKNIVYDNVLKRFLVYYYKQGIQVFRSFSCKKKRNFESARNKAIILSKQYSKRYSKQIGREQKANKPPLNINDSSNLSAKYDHNLARNVKIVPDKNKSGYRGVFYDSSEHAYICVYNEAGIRKFQIFKIQNNDYLEAYNLAVMCRRYKLFKNFQFVSQRNRIRSGRIHLK; encoded by the coding sequence atgactcCCAGGTACTACTTCTACACTAAGGAGATTACACATATCTTCTGGGGGAACCTACTATGCAGGCGTAACAGAGGCTTACTGCCAACGGAAGGGAGCCTTCTAAACAACCCCATTGGAAGCATTTCAcgatttaaaataaaacagacCTGTGCTAATCCAAATGGGGGTGAAGAAAGGCAGAACAGTTCCTCACCTCAGGAATTTTCAAACCACACGCTTCTCCTTCCCAAGCAGGAGAAAGGCTCCACAAATGGCACTCACCAATACAGAAGAATGAGCTACATCGTTGGCAGCACTTGCGAACTTAggccaaaaggaggaaactCATTCTTCTGCGAAGATAAGAAATTTTTcagtggaagaagtggaggattgaaaagaaggaaaaaaagaaaagatgaAAGAGTTATAAATACCTGTGCAGGGAAAAGgctggaatttttttatcccaagaaaaagagaagacAAAGAATTGGGCTAATCCAAAAtagcagaaaaaatatagtatacGATAACGTTTTGAAAAGGTTCCTAGTTTATTATTACAAACAGGGCATTCAAGTCTTTCGAAGTTTcagctgcaaaaaaaaaagaaacttcGAGTCAGCGAGGAACAAAGCTATAATTCTGTCCAAGCAGTACAGCAAAAGGTATAGTAAACAAATCGGCAGGGAACAAAAAGCTAACAAACCCCCCCTTAACATCAATGACAGCAGCAATTTGAGTGCAAAATATGATCACAATTTGGcaagaaatgtaaaaattgtacctgataaaaataaaagcggATATAGGGGCGTCTTTTACGACTCCTCTGAACATGCTTACATTTGCGTCTATAACGAGGCGGGCATAagaaaatttcaaatttttaaaattcaaaataatgaCTATCTTGAGGCCTACAATTTAGCCGTCATGTGTCGCCGCTAcaagctttttaaaaacttccAATTCGTTTCGCAGCGAAATCGGATACGCAGTGGGCGCATACACCTTAAGTGA
- a CDS encoding hypothetical protein, conserved (encoded by transcript PVX_122090A; Apicoplast targeted protein. Curated by Stuart Ralph, Walter and Eliza Hall Institute of Medical Research, Australia.): MRFPLITFNIVLTILTQLMKNLGIAFLHTCGANKVAEKAFHQRGSKRRFHFLTTQSRFKEGSKLFMTKKFKYKYKNSLERRIRKGRIRNEINQKLKKKHSAYIMITEKLSKLDPEQKYFKYDKNILKEYENIKNIYKNRKLGRKFNQFDYWYSSKKKEARYNYSRHVNFTITENKFNFKNVFSYFHILEVVHEKFKNNAFYINGLQSFINKYYDPVTQKRIKYYDKIREQLEMRKKNGGKKSEAADQKEGASVDDGASGELKQSCAPPSSDSSEEGVKDGQPFQEGTLKSEDKTECTKVQAEKDTSTLKKDTSTSKRDDFTPKKDTSTPKKEFFEMIQKNLSEFEYSNEVSEDSSFKLFGSPTSCLLKKNGPIAYDIKNPFMKSKMSSKRRRFKERKLFDIINFKCKNKQERLMQTAVRKLAKRKMKDEKYILDPMEPA, encoded by the coding sequence ATGAGATTTCCACTCATTACCTTTAACATTGTACTTACAATTTTGACCCAACTTATGAAAAACCTCGGAATAGCCTTTTTGCATACATGTGGAGCAAATAAGGTCGCAGAAAAGGCGTTCCACCAAAGGGGATCTAAAAGAagatttcattttttaaccaCACAGAGTAGGTTTAAGGAGGGGtccaaattatttatgacaaaaaaattcaagtacaaatataaaaactcCCTGGAAAGGAGGATACGAAAGGGAAGAATaagaaatgaaataaatcaaaagttaaaaaaaaaacatagtGCCTACATAATGATAACTGAAAAGTTAAGCAAATTAGATCCGGAGCAGAAGTACTTTAAGTacgataaaaatatattaaaggaatatgaaaatattaaaaatatttacaaaaatagaAAGTTGGGACGTAAATTTAACCAGTTTGATTATTGGTATTCGTCTAAGAAGAAAGAGGCCAGGTATAATTATAGTAGGCATGTAAATTTCACCATCACGGAGAATaagtttaattttaaaaatgtcttTTCGTATTTTCACATACTAGAGGTTGTgcatgaaaaatttaaaaacaacGCTTTTTACATTAACGGGCTGCAGTCATTTATTAATAAGTACTACGACCCGGTCACTCAGAAACGGATTAAGTACTACGACAAAATTAGGGAGCAACTAGAgatgagaaagaaaaatggggggaaaaaaagtgaagcggCCGATCAAAAGGAGGGGGCTTCTGTGGATGATGGAGCTTCAGGGGAGTTAAAACAGAGTTGTGCACCGCCCTCGAGTGACTCATCAGAAGAGGGGGTCAAAGATGGTCAGCCTTTTCAAGAGGGTACACTAAAAAGTGAAGACAAAACGGAGTGCACCAAGGTGCAAGCGGAAAAGGACACTTCCACACTGAAAAAGGACACTTCCACATCGAAAAGGGACGATTTCACACCGAAAAAGGACACTTCCACACCGAAAAAGGAATTCTTCGAGATGATCCAAAAGAACCTGAGCGAATTTGAATATTCAAATGAAGTAAGCGAAGATTCGTCGTTTAAACTTTTCGGTTCGCCTACAAGTTGCCTTCTAAAGAAAAATGGCCCAATCGCCTATGACATAAAGAACCCCTTCATGAAATCGAAGATGTCCTCAAAGAGGAGGAGGTTCAAGGAGAGGAAGCTCTTCGACATTATCAACTTTAAGTGCAAGAATAAACAGGAACGGCTAATGCAAACCGCGGTGCGGAAATTAGCCAAGAGGAAAATGAAGGATGAGAAGTACATTTTGGACCCAATGGAGCCTGCCTAA
- a CDS encoding DNA-directed RNA polymerase II 13.3 kDa polypeptide, putative (encoded by transcript PVX_122080A) — protein sequence MSVPTLSNKPENIDLLVLAPGEKKVSCEISEKGDCNIFTIKLEDHTIGNLIKQALCQDPKVTFAAYRQPHPLQNTIEITIKPKGYAGVKLLSDNVNSLLSDVSQLRETFKKKVQRYKDKSVYYADE from the exons ATGTCTGTCCCAACCTTATCGAATAAGCCAGAAAACATCGACCTGCTTGTGCTGGCGCCcggagaaaaaaa AGTCAGTTGCGAAATATCGGAGAAGGGCGATTGCAATATATTTACCATAAAACTGGAGGACCACACCATAGGGAATTTGATAAAGCA GGCACTTTGCCAAGACCCCAAGGTCACGTTCGCAGCATATAGACAACCGCATCCTCTGCAAAACACCATCGAAATAACCATCAAGCCGAAGGGCTATGCGGGGGTTAAGTTGCTTTCAGATAATGTGAACAGTTTGCTGTCCGATGTGTCCCAGCTGAGGGAAACGTTTAAG AAAAAGGTCCAACGATACAAGGACAAAAGTGTGTATTACGCAGACGAGTGA